Within the Dolichospermum compactum NIES-806 genome, the region AAGGTTTCGTCGTGCATAAGACTATCAGGACGGGCAAAGTAGATCATTTCAAAGATACAAAGTTTGCGTTCTGATTTTTGATGCCATTGAAATGATTCTAAGCCGGTTTCGGTGATCCAAACTAATTCCCCTGGGGCAACATCACGCAGATATTCTGCACCAATGATATCTAAACCGCAGGTTTCGGAAGCGAGAACGTACCGTAGAGGTTGACTATCTAATGTGCCAATGACTAAGGGACGAATGCCGTGAGGATCACGGACTCCCATTACGCCTTCTGGTGTGCCAATAGTCAGGCTAAATGCGCCTTCGCAACGGTGAAAGGCACTGATAGCCCCTGTTACCCAATCTGCACCAGCGTTGACTTCCTGAGCGATCGCATAAGCAATCATTTCTGAGTCGGTTGTTGTGATTAAGTTAAACTTATCTTTGAGTAACTCTTCTCGCAGTTTTACAGTATTGACTAAATTACCATTATGTGCTAGAGCTAATAAACCCAACCGAGTTTCTACCACAGCGGGTTGGGCGTTAACTTTGCGACTAGAACCGGTAGTGGAATAGCGAGTATGACCAACTGCTAGATTTCCGGGTAACTCATCTAAAATGGCTTCATTGAAAACTTGAGACACCAAGCCCATATCTTTGTGCTGGTGGACGTGCGGACCCTCAAAGGTAGCAATCCCAGCAGATTCTTGACCCCGATGTTGGAGAGCATACAATCCAAAATAGGTCAATTTTGCCACATCTTGTTCTGGGGCGTAAATGCCAAACACACCACAAGCTTCTTCTGGCTTGTCAGGGCGGTTGTCATGACTGTTGATTGAGCTATCTGGGTATTCATCCGAAGTAAGGGAATTTGTGGGAATCATGCTGGTATTGCTCCTGGTGGGGATGTTGTTCAAAAGTCAAAAGTCAAAAGTCAAAAGCAAAGAAATCCTACCTGTCACCTTGCTTTAGGGATAGTTGAAAACTTCTTAACAAATCTTTAACCATCCATTAAAACAGTACCGTAAATTGGTCAAGGATAGAGGATGAATTGTAAATTTTCATGTTTAAACCTTGATTTTTGCTGTTGCTTAGGTATTGGTGTAGATGGCGAGACGTTTGGAAATTGACAAAGAATAGCGATCGCTCATATCTTCGAGACTAACCTGGAGTAACTTATAGTTATCTGCGGTTAAAATCTCTAAATTGCCGGAATTAGCCACAGTTCCTAGCTTTTGCCAATTATCTCTTAGATTTTCCTGTAAATAAGATTCCCATACTTCTTGGTTTTCTTGACTCACAGAAACTAAAATCCTCGCCCCACCTTCACCAAATAGAACTTCATCAAATCGTGAATCATGATTTGCACTAATTGGGAAATTAATCACAGCCCCCAAATTTCCCGAAAGACAAGATT harbors:
- the purF gene encoding amidophosphoribosyltransferase, yielding MIPTNSLTSDEYPDSSINSHDNRPDKPEEACGVFGIYAPEQDVAKLTYFGLYALQHRGQESAGIATFEGPHVHQHKDMGLVSQVFNEAILDELPGNLAVGHTRYSTTGSSRKVNAQPAVVETRLGLLALAHNGNLVNTVKLREELLKDKFNLITTTDSEMIAYAIAQEVNAGADWVTGAISAFHRCEGAFSLTIGTPEGVMGVRDPHGIRPLVIGTLDSQPLRYVLASETCGLDIIGAEYLRDVAPGELVWITETGLESFQWHQKSERKLCIFEMIYFARPDSLMHDETLYSYRMRLGRKMAAESPVEADLVFGVPDSGIPAAIGFSQASGIAYGEGLIKNRYVGRTFIQPTQAMRESGIKMKLNPLKDVLFSKRVVIIDDSIVRGTTSRKLVQALRDAGVAEVHMRISSPPVTHPCFYGIDTDTQDQLIAATKSVEEIAKQLQVDSLAYLSWEGMLETTREDTNSFCSACFTGDYPVAIPEKMKRSKLILEKAVV